TTTTGGGAAAGTATAGTCTAATAAAGTCCACTTTTCAATGGTTCATAGGCATGGTATAATAGGGGAAAGTAATTAGAATAAGAGAGAAACCATGTCTAAAGAAATTGATATTGAGTACTACCACCAGCTAGCCTTGCAAAAGCAGAAGGAGCATCGCAAAGTTTTAGCAAATTTAAAGAAAAAGCCACCAAAAAATCTAGATAAGATAGCCCAGCAGATTCACGAGGAAGTCTTTGCAGAGATTGATTGTACGGCCTGTGCTAACTGTTGCAAGACATTGGGGCCTGACTTTAAGGAAGCAGACATCACTCGTATTGCTAAGTACTTTAAGATGAAATTACCAGCTTTTGAAGCGGAGTTTCTGCAGGTAGATGAAGATGGTGATAAGGTTTTTAAATCCATGCCTTGTCCCTTTCTAGGAGGAGATAATCTCTGTTCCATCTATGAAGTTCGTCCCAAGGCCTGCCGAGAATTTCCTCATACAGACCGCAAAAAGATCCATCAAATCAACCATTTGACGATTAAGAATACTTTGACCTGTCCGGCAGCCTACCTCTTTGTTGAGAAATTAAAGGATAAGTTGTAGAGATTTAAAGGATAAAAAATCTCTAATAATAAGTAGTAATATGAAGGGAGTACTCCTGTGCCTAGACCGAAAACAAAAGAGGAGCTAATGCTGGCCTCTAAGGAAAACTATGAAAAGCTCAATCGTTTCATCTCCCAACTAAGTGAAGATGAGCTACAGACTCCATTTGATTTTTCAAGAGACCTAAAGAAAAAAGAAGCTCACTGGAAAAGGGATAAAAATCTACGGGATGTCTTGATCCATCTTTATGAATGGCAGCAGTTACTTTTGACTTGGGTACATTCTAATCAAGAAGGTCACGAAAGACCTTTTCTCCCTGCACCTTATACTTGGAAAACTTATGGAGAAATGAATGTCGCTTTTTGGAAGAAGCACCAGAAAACGTCCTTAGAAGAAGCGACTAGACTCCTAGAACAATCACATAGGGAGGTTTTAGAGTTGATAGAAGTTTTTAGCAATGACGAACTCTTTACCAAAGGTATCTATAAGTGGACGGGAGGAACAAGTCTAGGTTCCTACTTTGTTAGTAGCACGTCAAGCCACTATGATTGGGCTACGAAAAAGCTCAAGGTTCATCGGAAGAATTGTAAGGGATAGATGGCCTATTTGAAATGGCAAGAATGTGTTCTTTTAAAAGTAAGATAAGATTAAAAGGGCTATCAAGTGATGTAGCCCTTTTGAGTTATACAAGCAAATTACCATGCAAAAGCTGTCGTTGGAGCATTGAGCGCTTCTAACCACTGTTTATTTTTTACGGGGCAAAGAGTTACGGATATACCTGCCATATCTAGACTGCTCATAAATGTTCCTGATTTTATAAAGGTAATAGTGACTCCTTCAATTTCTAAGAGTTGAAGGAGATCATTGATAAATATACCCATTTCTAGGTTGGTAGTAGTGCCTAGATTATTTACAAGCAATATAAATTGATCACCTTTTTTCCAATGATAGTGCAATCTTAATTTACTTATAATTTCATTTGCAAGGATTTCCGATGATTGGAATGGGACGATACGATATCCTTCTTCGCCATGTATCCCAATACCATAAGAAATATTTCTTTCTTCCAAGTTAAATAGTGGAAGGGTGGCTTGGGGGAGACTAGCAGATTTGGTTGCAAAGCCAATTGTTGCGATTTCGGGAGCAAGCTGATGACCTAAATCAGTTAGTTGCTCGATGTCGGCACCATTTTGAGCTGCATATCCTAGGATTTTATGAAGTAAGATTGTCCCTGCAAGCCCTCTTCCTCTAATTTGAAATCTATTGTGAGGTTCAATTGAAATATCGTCGTGTGCTAGACTATAGCCGACCTTAATTCCTTCTTGTCTAGCAGTGTTAATGGCCGAACTAAATTCTTTGATGTCTGCTTCGAAATTTTTTACAATGATGAAGACACCGTGACCATTGTTTAAAAAACGAATGGACTCTAAGATTTCAGTTCTTGTAGGAGGAGTAAATAATTGGCCATAGATAGCAGCAGTAAGCATTCCTTCTCCCACATATCCAATATGCGCAGGTTCGTGACCAGAACCTCCACCCGCCAATATTGGAACCTGATGAGGATTGCGATTTTTTTGATAGACTAAAGGTAAGGTAGGGTGTTTTTCTAATTCAGGATGACTGCTGACAGTTGCTGAAATGTAACTTGAAATAATTTTCTGTTTATGATTTGAAATGAATGTCATTGTGGTCTCTTTCCAATAATTGTCATGATTAGAAAGTCTGGTTGTGGAACTGGACTTTTTTTATTGACGTAAGCTTTTACGATTTCTGCTAGAGCATGTGAATGATAGTCTAACAAAAAACAAGTATAAGCAGATGAATCGATATCAATCTGACCGTATTCTCTTAAAATTTTTGATACAAGCAAGCGACAGTAGCTGATAAAGTGGTCATAGAAGTTATTTTGCCCTTGAATATCAAAAAGTTGAATATAAAAGTCACGCTCTTGTTCGAAATAAAAAAATAATTCTTGTAATAGTTTTTGGCCCGAAATGAAGTCCAAGTTATTGGTGATATACTCGGTTAAGTCAGTTTCAAATATCCAGTCTAGCAGTTCATATTTGTCAAGAAAGTGATTATAAAAGGTCTGTCTACGAATGCCAGCTGATTCCATGATATCTACAATAGAGATTTTATCAAATTCTCTAGTAGCTAATAGGTCTCTAAATGCCTTGGCAATACGTTTTTTTGTAATAAGTGATGATGCCATAGGAAACCTTTCTTTTACTTACTTCATTTTACCAAAAAAATGTTTTAAACGGGTTTAAAAGGGGACAAATAATAGAATCTGTCCCTTATCAGCCAGCGATAAAAAATATATAATGAAAGCGAAAACAAAGGTACATGCCGAAAGGAGTTTCTCATGAAAAAAATTATAAATGAACCGACACAAGTTGTTGATGAAATGTTGCAGGGATTGTCATTCATGCATGATGACTTGGTAGAACGCTTAGATGGTTTTGATGTCATCGTTAGAAAGGCAGAAAAGACAGGAAAAGTTGGACTCATTTCAGGTGGAGGTTCAGGACATGAACCAAGTCATGCTGGATTTGTAGGAGATGGAATGTTGTCTGCTGCCATTTGTGGAGCAGTCTTCACTTCACCTACTCCGGACCAAATTTTAGAAGCCATTAAGGCGGCTGATGAAGGGGCTGGAGTTTTCATGGTCATCAAGAACTATTCTGGTGACATTATGAACTTTGAAATTGCACAAGAACTTGCTGAAATGGAAGGTATTGATGTAGCAAGTGTTGTGGTTGATGATGATATCGCTGTTGAAAATAGTCTCTATACCCAAGGCCGTCGAGGTGTTGCAGGTACTATTTTAGTCCATAAAATTTTGGGTGATGCGGCTCGTTCTGGTAAATCATTATCTGAAATGAAGGACTTAGCCGATAAACTTGTCTTAGAAATAAAAACAATTGGGCTGGCCTTGTCTGGAGCAACCGTTCCTGAAGTTGGGAAACCAGGATTTGTTCTAGAAGATGATGAATTTGAATATGGTGTTGGTATTCACGGTGAACCCGGATATAAAAAAGAGAAAATGCAACGTTCTGCACAATTGGCGTTAGAATTGGTTGAAAAACTATCTGAAGGTTTCCAACTTAAGGCTGGTGAACGCTATGGCCTTCTCATTAATGGTTTAGGAAGCACTCCTCTTATGGAACAATACGTATTTGCAAATGATGTGGCTAAATTACTCCATGGAAAAGGTGTTGAGTTGGCATTTAAGAAAATTGGAAACTATATGACCTCAATCGATATGGCTGGTTTGTCATTAACATTGATTCGATTGGCAGATGATGAGTGGTTGGATGCTCTAAATGCGCCTATTACTACGCCAGCTTGGTAAAACTCAAGGAGGAAATGTCGCATGAATGTTGAACAAGCTCTTGAATGGATGAAGCTTTTTAATGAAAAGATTCAAGAACAGAAAGATTACCTTAGTGAGTTAGACACTCCTATAGGGGATGGAGACCACGGTGGAAATATGGCGCGTGGAATGGCTGCAGTTATGGAAAACTTAGAAGGAAAGCAATTTGAGACCAGCAGTGATGTTTTTAAACTTGTCTCAATGCAACTACTGAGTAAGGTAGGCGGTGCTTCTGGTCCCTTGTATGGCTCTGCTTTTATGGGCATGGCCAAGGCTGATTCTAATTCGAAAATAGAGGAAATCTTACAAAGTGGTTTGGATATGATTGTCAAACGTGGGAAAGCAGAAGTTGGAGAAAAGACAATGCTTGACGTTTGGACTCCTGTTATTGCTGCTTTGTCTGCAGGCCAATTGACTCAAGAGGTTATTGATAAGCTAGTGAATGCTACCAAAGATTTACTTGCAACTAAAGGAAGGGCATCTTATGTAGGAGAACGTTCTCTTGGACATATTGATCCTGGATCATTTTCATCAGGATTACTCTTTACTGCTCTTTTAGAAACTGGGGTGGTTTAATGGGAAGTATTGGTCTTGTTATCGTTTCACATTCTAAACACATTGCACAAGGTGTCGTTGAACTGATTAGTGAAGTAGCTAAAGATATTCCGATTACTTATGTAGGAGGAACCGAAGATGGAGGAATTGGAACGAGTTTTGATCAAGTAGATAGGGTTGTTTCCGAAAATCCAGCAGATACTTTATTAGCTTTTTTGACCTAGGTTCTGCTAAAATGAACTTAGAAATGGTGGCTGATTTCAGTGATAAAAGTATCATGATCAATAGGGTTCCAATTGTAGAAGGTGCCTATACTGCAGCTGCTCTTCTTCAGGCTGGTGCAGAACTGTCAGTTATTCAAACACAGTTGTCGGAGCTTGAAATCAATAAATAAGGAATCATCCTATCATTTCTTTTATAGGTGAGTTATTGATTATCTCAACTATCAAATTTTAAGTAGATTATTACAAAATCAGAAAGGGATTGCTTGCGCAGTTCCTTTTTATTTTAACAGGAGTAAAGCTATAGTGTTTCTAAATTGTGAATCAATCAAAACTGATTGGGATGGGACTATTCTAGCTTTAGAATTCTTTAAAAATTAAAATTTAAGGCAATCAATGACTTAGAATAGTGCAAAAACATCTATTTTATAGGAATTCTAGGTTTAGAATTGCATAGATATTTATGAAGTTAGGATATTCGATAGATAGAATTGTTCTATTCTGAAAGATTTTGACAATCAAAAGTCTAGAAGAGTGATTTATAAGTATACTTGTAGCCTTT
This portion of the Streptococcus mitis B6 genome encodes:
- a CDS encoding YkgJ family cysteine cluster protein, which translates into the protein MSKEIDIEYYHQLALQKQKEHRKVLANLKKKPPKNLDKIAQQIHEEVFAEIDCTACANCCKTLGPDFKEADITRIAKYFKMKLPAFEAEFLQVDEDGDKVFKSMPCPFLGGDNLCSIYEVRPKACREFPHTDRKKIHQINHLTIKNTLTCPAAYLFVEKLKDKL
- a CDS encoding ClbS/DfsB family four-helix bundle protein, which codes for MPRPKTKEELMLASKENYEKLNRFISQLSEDELQTPFDFSRDLKKKEAHWKRDKNLRDVLIHLYEWQQLLLTWVHSNQEGHERPFLPAPYTWKTYGEMNVAFWKKHQKTSLEEATRLLEQSHREVLELIEVFSNDELFTKGIYKWTGGTSLGSYFVSSTSSHYDWATKKLKVHRKNCKG
- the dhaQ gene encoding DhaKLM operon coactivator DhaQ: MTFISNHKQKIISSYISATVSSHPELEKHPTLPLVYQKNRNPHQVPILAGGGSGHEPAHIGYVGEGMLTAAIYGQLFTPPTRTEILESIRFLNNGHGVFIIVKNFEADIKEFSSAINTARQEGIKVGYSLAHDDISIEPHNRFQIRGRGLAGTILLHKILGYAAQNGADIEQLTDLGHQLAPEIATIGFATKSASLPQATLPLFNLEERNISYGIGIHGEEGYRIVPFQSSEILANEIISKLRLHYHWKKGDQFILLVNNLGTTTNLEMGIFINDLLQLLEIEGVTITFIKSGTFMSSLDMAGISVTLCPVKNKQWLEALNAPTTAFAW
- the dhaS gene encoding dihydroxyacetone kinase transcriptional activator DhaS translates to MASSLITKKRIAKAFRDLLATREFDKISIVDIMESAGIRRQTFYNHFLDKYELLDWIFETDLTEYITNNLDFISGQKLLQELFFYFEQERDFYIQLFDIQGQNNFYDHFISYCRLLVSKILREYGQIDIDSSAYTCFLLDYHSHALAEIVKAYVNKKSPVPQPDFLIMTIIGKRPQ
- the dhaK gene encoding dihydroxyacetone kinase subunit DhaK → MKKIINEPTQVVDEMLQGLSFMHDDLVERLDGFDVIVRKAEKTGKVGLISGGGSGHEPSHAGFVGDGMLSAAICGAVFTSPTPDQILEAIKAADEGAGVFMVIKNYSGDIMNFEIAQELAEMEGIDVASVVVDDDIAVENSLYTQGRRGVAGTILVHKILGDAARSGKSLSEMKDLADKLVLEIKTIGLALSGATVPEVGKPGFVLEDDEFEYGVGIHGEPGYKKEKMQRSAQLALELVEKLSEGFQLKAGERYGLLINGLGSTPLMEQYVFANDVAKLLHGKGVELAFKKIGNYMTSIDMAGLSLTLIRLADDEWLDALNAPITTPAW
- the dhaL gene encoding dihydroxyacetone kinase subunit DhaL; its protein translation is MNVEQALEWMKLFNEKIQEQKDYLSELDTPIGDGDHGGNMARGMAAVMENLEGKQFETSSDVFKLVSMQLLSKVGGASGPLYGSAFMGMAKADSNSKIEEILQSGLDMIVKRGKAEVGEKTMLDVWTPVIAALSAGQLTQEVIDKLVNATKDLLATKGRASYVGERSLGHIDPGSFSSGLLFTALLETGVV